A genome region from Glycine max cultivar Williams 82 chromosome 5, Glycine_max_v4.0, whole genome shotgun sequence includes the following:
- the LOC100799935 gene encoding thioredoxin O1, mitochondrial isoform X2, producing the protein MARLLVVRSLALRHVIKNRGRPLFFHRLLLSLPSKSSLFATTATATASSRLSLLPSFHHSRSLSSAAAPSDVVLVNSEEEFNNILTKVQDDSLHAIFYFTAAWCGPCRFISPIVGELSKKYPHVTTYKIDIDQEAIQGTLGKLQISSVPTLHFFQNGKKADELIGADVARLNHITEKLFK; encoded by the exons ATGGCGAGACTCTTGGTGGTTCGATCCTTGGCGCTTCGGCATGTGATAAAGAATAGGGGTCGCCCACTCTTCTTCCACcgtcttcttctctctctcccttccAAATCCTCTCTCTTCGCCACCACCGCCACCGCCACTGCTTCCTCTCGGCTCTCTCTCCTCCCCTCCTTTCACCACTCTCGCTCCCTCTCCTCCGCCGCAg CTCCTTCCGACGTTGTCCTTGTTAATTCTGAGGAAGAGTTCAACAATATCCTCACCAAAGTCCAAG ATGACTCGTTGCATGCCATCTTCTATTTCACTGCGGCTTGGTGTGGACCTT GCAGGTTTATTTCTCCTATAGTTGGGGAGCTCAGTAAGAAGTACCCTCATGTAACAACATATAAGATAGACATTGATCAG GAAGCAATTCAAGGCACACTGGGCAAGCTGCAGATTTCATCTGtg CCAACACTTCATTTCTTTCAGAATGGGAAAAAGGCTGATGAGCTTATAGGCGCTGATGTTGCGCGATTGAACCATATCACAGAGAAACTTTTCAAGTAA
- the LOC100799935 gene encoding thioredoxin O1, mitochondrial isoform X1: MARLLVVRSLALRHVIKNRGRPLFFHRLLLSLPSKSSLFATTATATASSRLSLLPSFHHSRSLSSAAAPSDVVLVNSEEEFNNILTKVQDDSLHAIFYFTAAWCGPCRFISPIVGELSKKYPHVTTYKIDIDQEAIQGTLGKLQISSVPTLHFFQNGKKADELIGADVARLNHITEKLFKKD, from the exons ATGGCGAGACTCTTGGTGGTTCGATCCTTGGCGCTTCGGCATGTGATAAAGAATAGGGGTCGCCCACTCTTCTTCCACcgtcttcttctctctctcccttccAAATCCTCTCTCTTCGCCACCACCGCCACCGCCACTGCTTCCTCTCGGCTCTCTCTCCTCCCCTCCTTTCACCACTCTCGCTCCCTCTCCTCCGCCGCAg CTCCTTCCGACGTTGTCCTTGTTAATTCTGAGGAAGAGTTCAACAATATCCTCACCAAAGTCCAAG ATGACTCGTTGCATGCCATCTTCTATTTCACTGCGGCTTGGTGTGGACCTT GCAGGTTTATTTCTCCTATAGTTGGGGAGCTCAGTAAGAAGTACCCTCATGTAACAACATATAAGATAGACATTGATCAG GAAGCAATTCAAGGCACACTGGGCAAGCTGCAGATTTCATCTGtg CCAACACTTCATTTCTTTCAGAATGGGAAAAAGGCTGATGAGCTTATAGGCGCTGATGTTGCGCGATTGAACCATATCACAGAGAAACTTTTCAA GAAGGACTGA